One Leptidea sinapis chromosome 32, ilLepSina1.1, whole genome shotgun sequence genomic region harbors:
- the LOC126974519 gene encoding suppressor of SWI4 1 homolog isoform X2 yields the protein MLFVLYQLDLIKAQKKMVQGKIPNLNKCKDMSEFFDKAALLSESEFEDDDNQVTLPQNLAARGASVNSKSALKVVELGPRMSLQLIKVEDGLMDGEVLFHELVEKTEEEKALIKKRRDEKRRLKEKRKSQQEENVKKKQKQKEELKQKSLEGIKKKMETTENQRLMELAAAESQNGEYQEDDDDADYYRQEVGAEPEKDLFTQDPSRKRKSDGEQPRGFKKMRLDNKIKKRFQNHQDTDTNSEFKGKKNFRNDGRFENRGERKFNKQDGKFQNKSGGKFQNQKGGRFQNKDGGKFQNQNGGRFQNKDGGKFPNRDGRSFPKKDYKNNNPKGKKVFGSKINKSSKFNRSKQSKGKR from the exons ATGTTATTCGTGCTATACCAGTTGGACTTAATAAAGGCACAAAAAA agatGGTTCAGGGAAAAATTCCCaatctaaataaatgtaagGATATGTCGGAGTTCTTTGACAA AGCTGCTCTTCTATCGGAGAGTGAGTTTGAAGATGACGACAACCAAGTCACATTGCCACAGAATCTAGCTGCAAGAGGTGCTTCTGTTAACTCCAAGAGTGCTCTCAAAGTAGTTGAGCTGGGGCCAAGGATGTCACTGCAGTTAATCAAG GTTGAAGATGGCCTAATGGATGGAGAAGTGTTATTCCATGAACTTGTCGAGAAAACAGAAGAAGAAAAAGCCCTAATTAAAAAGAGAAGAGATGAAAAAAG ACGGTTGAAAGAGAAACGTAAATCGCAACAAGAGGAGAATGTGAAGAAGAAACAGAAACAGAAAGAAGAACTCAAACAGAAGTCGCTCGAAGGAATCAAGAAGAAAATGGAAACAACTGAAAATCAAAG ATTGATGGAGTTAGCGGCCGCGGAGTCGCAAAACGGCGAATACCAGGAGGACGATGACGACGCAGATTACTACCGACAGGAAGTCGGAGCAGAACCCGAGAAAG atctCTTTACGCAAGATCCATCTAGGAAAAGGAAATCGGATGGTGAGCAGCCTCGTGGTTTTAAGAAGATGAGGCTGGACAATAAGATTAAGAAAAGGTTCCAAAACCATCAGGACACTGACACAAACTCAGAATTTAAAGGAAAGAAAAACTTCCGCAACGACGGAAGATTTGAAAATAGAGGTGAAAGGAAATTTAACAAACAAGATGGCAAATTTCAAAATAAGAGTGGCGGCAAATTTCAAAATCAAAAAGGCGGCAGGTTTCAGAATAAAGATGGCGGCaaatttcaaaatcaaaatgGCGGCAGGTTTCAGAATAAAGATGGCGGCAAATTTCCAAATAGAGATGGCAGGAGTTTTCCTAAAaaagattacaaaaataataatcccAAAGGCAAAAAAGTGTTCGGcagtaaaataaacaaaagcaGTAAATTTAATAGAAGTAAACAGAGCAAAGGAAAGAGGTGA
- the LOC126974308 gene encoding uncharacterized protein LOC126974308 codes for MLSYKIKKSYVINFSFLFFPVTQCQDRWKKLRDNFRKAYYNRKGKSGDGATTSKLIKFEKELSFIIPFFRNRNQISNVTLSSDDSEPGTPIPPPSTSSKRSDHSEVESLASTSGSKKRPRLSKDVATVFEEYLEEKRNTTPRDKALRNFFLSMSDTVETFPKEVQARIKRRVFNIVNEAELSLYENSTDLNYSLSINSPPSTNQSTYLVSNETYIPQNYPDQTTYGYNTSTQNTK; via the exons ATGCTTTCC tataaaataaaaaagagttatgttattaatttttcatttctgtTCTTTCCAGTGACGCAGTGCCAGGATCGTTGGAAGAAACTGCGAGATAACTTCAGAAAAGCCTATTATAACCGAAAAGGCAAGAGTGGCGATGGTGCAACTACGtccaaattgataaaatttgaaaaagaactttcttttataataccaTTTTTTCGCAATCGAAACCAAATATCTAATGTAACATTATCATCGGATGATTCAGAGCCTGGCACACCAATACCACCACCATCGACATCATCTAAACGTTCTGACCATTCTGAAGTTGAATCGCTTGCAAGTACTTCTGGCTCGAAAAAGAGACCACGCTTAAGCAAAGATGTTGCTACGGTTTTCGAAGAGTATCTTgaagaaaaaagaaatactaCACCCCGTGACAAGGcattacgtaatttttttttgtctatgtCAGATACAGTGGAAACATTCCCAAAAGAAGTCCAAGCACGAATTAAAAGGCGCGTGTTTAACATTGTTAATGAAGCTGAATTAAGTCTGTATGAAAATAGTACAGATTTGAATTATTCTTTGTCtataaattcaccgccatcGACTAATCAATCTACTTACCTAGTGTCAAACGAAACCTATATTCCTCAAAACTATCCAGATCAGACTACTTACGGGTACAATACCAGcacacaaaatacaaaataa
- the LOC126974519 gene encoding protein Peter pan isoform X1 has protein sequence MGRRKGKCVKKNSTKEALEPEHLVKAPHSFVIHRGNCSKDLMDLTKDFRKIMEPFTASQLKERKRNTIKDFLSISSYLHVSHLMTFTETDQGSYMRMARLPRGPTLTFRIQNYSLARDIVSSLRKQYVNARSFQHAPLIVLNSFSGEGMHMKLMATMFQNMFPTINITTVKLKNIRRCVLMNYNPTTKLIDLRHYVIRAIPVGLNKGTKKMVQGKIPNLNKCKDMSEFFDKAALLSESEFEDDDNQVTLPQNLAARGASVNSKSALKVVELGPRMSLQLIKVEDGLMDGEVLFHELVEKTEEEKALIKKRRDEKRRLKEKRKSQQEENVKKKQKQKEELKQKSLEGIKKKMETTENQRLMELAAAESQNGEYQEDDDDADYYRQEVGAEPEKDLFTQDPSRKRKSDGEQPRGFKKMRLDNKIKKRFQNHQDTDTNSEFKGKKNFRNDGRFENRGERKFNKQDGKFQNKSGGKFQNQKGGRFQNKDGGKFQNQNGGRFQNKDGGKFPNRDGRSFPKKDYKNNNPKGKKVFGSKINKSSKFNRSKQSKGKR, from the exons ATGGGTAGAAGAAAAGGAAAATGTGTAAAAAAGAATTCTACGAAAGAGGCATTGGAGCCCGAGCACTTGGTTAAGGCACCGCATTCATTTGTAATACATAGAGGGAACTGCTCTAAAGATCTAATGGATCTCACTAAAGATTTTAGGAAGATCATGGAACCATTTACTGCGTCACAATTAAAG GAGCGAAAAAGGAACACCATCAAGGATTTCTTGTCCATCTCTAGTTACCTTCATGTGTCCCATTTGATGACATTTACAGAAACTGACCAGGGTTCTTATATGAGAATGGCAAGACTACCCCGGGGACCAACACTTACTTTTCGGATACAAAAT taCAGCTTGGCAAGAGATATAGTGTCTTCACTTCGGAAACAATATGTGAATGCTCGTTCATTTCAACATGCTCCTCTAATTGTGTTGAATAGTTTTTCGGGAGAAGGGATGCACATGAAACTGATGGCAACAATGTTTCAGAATATGTTTCCTACCATCAATATCACAACA gttaaattaaaaaatataagacgATGTGTTCTTATGAATTACAATCCAACAACCAAACTTATAGATCTAAGACACTATGTTATTCGTGCTATACCAGTTGGACTTAATAAAGGCACAAAAAAG atGGTTCAGGGAAAAATTCCCaatctaaataaatgtaagGATATGTCGGAGTTCTTTGACAA AGCTGCTCTTCTATCGGAGAGTGAGTTTGAAGATGACGACAACCAAGTCACATTGCCACAGAATCTAGCTGCAAGAGGTGCTTCTGTTAACTCCAAGAGTGCTCTCAAAGTAGTTGAGCTGGGGCCAAGGATGTCACTGCAGTTAATCAAG GTTGAAGATGGCCTAATGGATGGAGAAGTGTTATTCCATGAACTTGTCGAGAAAACAGAAGAAGAAAAAGCCCTAATTAAAAAGAGAAGAGATGAAAAAAG ACGGTTGAAAGAGAAACGTAAATCGCAACAAGAGGAGAATGTGAAGAAGAAACAGAAACAGAAAGAAGAACTCAAACAGAAGTCGCTCGAAGGAATCAAGAAGAAAATGGAAACAACTGAAAATCAAAG ATTGATGGAGTTAGCGGCCGCGGAGTCGCAAAACGGCGAATACCAGGAGGACGATGACGACGCAGATTACTACCGACAGGAAGTCGGAGCAGAACCCGAGAAAG atctCTTTACGCAAGATCCATCTAGGAAAAGGAAATCGGATGGTGAGCAGCCTCGTGGTTTTAAGAAGATGAGGCTGGACAATAAGATTAAGAAAAGGTTCCAAAACCATCAGGACACTGACACAAACTCAGAATTTAAAGGAAAGAAAAACTTCCGCAACGACGGAAGATTTGAAAATAGAGGTGAAAGGAAATTTAACAAACAAGATGGCAAATTTCAAAATAAGAGTGGCGGCAAATTTCAAAATCAAAAAGGCGGCAGGTTTCAGAATAAAGATGGCGGCaaatttcaaaatcaaaatgGCGGCAGGTTTCAGAATAAAGATGGCGGCAAATTTCCAAATAGAGATGGCAGGAGTTTTCCTAAAaaagattacaaaaataataatcccAAAGGCAAAAAAGTGTTCGGcagtaaaataaacaaaagcaGTAAATTTAATAGAAGTAAACAGAGCAAAGGAAAGAGGTGA